AACTTCATACCCCCGAGCGTACGGGCGCGGCGTGAGCCTTCCCGCAGAGAAAGCTCTGGACGGGGGCGCGACTTCTCGCGTTCCGCCCCCGCCGCGTCACTGTAGTCATGCGTCCCCACGCGGGCGGCCGGCACGGCGTAGCCTGCGAGTCATGACGTCGCCAGGACTACGATGGACGGACATCTGGAAACTCGCCTGGAGGGGCCTGACCCGCCGCCGCGTCCGCACGCTGCTGACCACGCTGGGCATCACGGTCGCGGTCGCCAGCATGGTGATCTTCCTGTCGCTCGGCGAGGGCATCCGCAAGGTGTTCGTCTCGCAGCTCGGCGGGATCGGCCCGGACGTGCAGGTCAGCCTCACGCCGCTGTCGCAGGGACTGGCGCTGCAACCGAACCTGCCGCAGCAGACTGCCGACGACATCCAGGCGCTCGCGCCGGAACTCGGCATCCAGACGGTCACGCCGGTCATCATGGCGGTGCGCGGCGGCCTGGAAGTCACGCAGAGCGTCGTCCTGTACGGCCTGCCCGCCGCGCAGGGCATCGCGGCCGTGTTCCCCACCACCACCGCCGCGCAGGGCCGCGCCCTCACGCCCGCCGACGAGGGCGCGGGCGTGGCGGTCGCCGGGGCGAAGGCCGCGCAGAACCTGCGGCTGGAGGTCGGCAGCACCCTCAACCTCAACCGCCGCAACCAGGTGAAGGTGATCGGCGTGCTCGCCCCGGAAAGCGGGCTGGTGGACAACTTCATCTTCATTCCCCTGACCACCCTGCAACGCAGCGAGGGCGCGGCGGGGCGCGTGTCGCTGGTCGCCGTGAAACTCGACAACCCCCGCGACGCCCGGCGCGTCGCCGACGTGCTGTCCGAGAAACTGAACCTGGAGGCCGGCACCCAGAGCGACTTCCTGAGCTTCATAGACCGCGCCCTGATCATCAGTGACGCCGTGCGTTTCGGGATCTCGCTGATCGCCCTGATCGTCGGTGGGCTGGCCGTGGCGAACACCGTCATGATGGGTGTCTTCGAACGCACCCGCGAGTTCGGCACGCTGCGCGCCATCGGGGCGCGGCCGTCGTTCGTGCGTTCCCTGGTCCTGACCGAATCGCTGCTGCTGTCGCTGGTGGGCGGGGTGGGTGGCGTGCTGCTCGGCCTCGCCGGGATCGCCGGCGTGAACCTCTACACCCAGCAGCTCGCCGGGATCGACGCGGCCGCCCTGACCCCCCGGCTGGTGCTGCTGGCGCTGGCCATCAGCCTGCTGCTGGGCCTGCTCTCGGGCCTGCTGCCGGCCCGCAACGCCGGGCGCATGAGCATCGTGGGCGCCCTCGGGAGAATCTGACATGACCACCGTTCAACCCGACCGTTCCATCCGGGCCGCGTCTGGCCTGCCGGGCCTGCGCACCGAGACCCTCTCGCGCACCTACCCCAGCGGCGACGGGCAGGTCCTGGCCCTCGCGCCGTTCACGCACGCCTTCCCGCCCGGCCTGACCGCCGTGGTCGGCCCGAGCGGCAGCGGCAAGAGCACCCTGCTGAACCTCCTGGCGGGCTTCGACGAACCCACCACCGGGCAGGTCATTGTCGGGGACACGCCCCTGACCCACCTGAGCGAGGCGGACCGCGCCGACTTCCGCCTTCGCCACTACGGGTTCGTGTTCCAGAACCACAACCTCGTCAGCATCCTCAGCGCGCAGGAGAACGTCGAGTTTCCCCTGACGCTCGCGGGCGTCCCCCCGCGGCGACGGCAGGACCGCGCCCGCGAACTCCTCGCCCTGGTCGGCCTGGAGGGACGCGCCGGGCACCTGCCCAGCCAGCTCTCGGGCGGCGAGGCGCAGCGCGTCGCGGTCGCCCGCGCGCTGGCGCACGACCCGGCCATCCTGCTGGCCGACGAACCCACCGGGAACCTCGACAGCCGCACGGGCGAGCGGGTCCTGGGCCTGCTGCAGGGCGCCGCCGCGACCGGCCGGACCGTCATCCTGATCACGCACGACCGCGACATCGCCGCGCAGGCCGACCATCACCTGAGCGTGAAAGACGGCGAGGTCAGCCTGGAAGACTGATACGGACTGCCGTTTGTTTCGCCGACAATCCGGAACTTCACCGGATTGCCGACTCCACGTCCGGAACCCGCCCTGCTCCTCCTCTGCGGAGCAGCTCTACGAGTCGCAGCCGCCCGGATTGAATGGCTTTATAAGCCGTTCAATCCGGGCGGACGCGCAGAGCTGCGCCGGCCCGCCGGGAGGGTCCGCGCCGGGGCAGGGACGACCGGTGCCGGTCAGCCGCCGGCCCGGCTGGTGTCGCGCAGCCAGTAGGTGTGGCCCAGGCGGTCTTTCAGCCGCACCACGACCTGCACGCTGGAACCCGGGCGCAGGCGGCCGCTGCCGCTCCACGCCGAGGCGCTCAGGGTGCCCGGCGCGCTGCTGGCGGGCGCCGTGACGCGCAGCGGCGCCTTCCACACGCCGGCGCCCGTGACGACGAACACGCCGTCCAGGGTCAGGCCGTCGAGGGACGCGGCGCCCATGCGGTCCGCGGTGGCCGCGCCCACCTGCACGCGCACGCCCAGCCCGCCGCCGTACAGGGTGGCGGTCGCCTGCGCGGTCAGGACCTGCCCCTGCCGGATCAGGGTGGTCGGTGCGCTCAGCAGGTCGCCCGCCTGGGGGTCCGGGACGCCCCCCGCCGCGCCGCAGGCCACCAGCACGCAGGCAAGCGCGGACAACCAGAACTTCTTCATGAGGTCAGCTTAGCCCATGAGCGCCGGATGCGCAGCCGACCAAAGTTGCAGGGGTGATCCGGGCCGCCCCGACCGGGACGCTGCGGGTGGACGCGGGCGCTCACCAGCTCAGGTCGGGAACCGTGACGACCCGGTCGGCAGGCTGATCCGTGAACAGGGTGTACGTCAGGGTGTACGTGCCGGGAATCACGCGGCCCAGCAGCAGGCTGTCGCCCTCCACGCGCGGGTCCACGTTGGCCAGGCTGGGTCCCTGCACCTGGATCGGGCCGCGCACGGCCGGCGTGCCGCCGCCGGGCAGCGCGTCGAGAATCCTGAGGTTCTCCAGGGTGCTGTCCACGGTCAGGACCAGCGTGACCACGTAGCCCTGCGCGGCCGCCTCCACGCTTTTTTGCAGGCTGGCGCGCGCGCCGCCCTCCACGGTGCGGGTCACGTTCGCGCCGCCCGGGTTGCGCACGCGGGCCTGACCGGTCGTGCGCAGGTCGGTGGGGGACAGGACCGCCTCGGCGGTATCGCTGCGGCACACCCGCACGGGTACTTTCAGGCGCAGCGGTTGCCCCTGGCTGAACTCGCCCGGCACTTCCAGCGGGTAGTCGCTGGTCCAGCCGGTCGGGAGGTTCAGTTTCAGGCGGGCCGGCAGGCGGTACGGGAACTCGGTCCTGGCGGTCGCGGTGAGTTGCGTCACGTCGCAGACGTTCAGGATGTCCGGCGCAGTCACCAGGGCCACCTCGGTCCGTACCCGGTACTCGATGGTGACGCGGTTGAGGCTGCCGTCCGCGACCCGGCCCGGCAGGGGGCGCGTGAAGGAACTGCCGGGCAGGGTGGTCGGCGTGACCGGGTAGTCACCGGGGGCCAGCGGCAGCGTGGCGGGCGTGGTCAGGGTCCGGCCGGCCACCTCGAACGGCACGCCGGTCAGCGGGATGCGCTGGTCGCCGTACAGCGCCACGGCCTCCACCGCCAGCTGCCCCTCGGGCGGGCGGGCCACGAACCGGATCTTGTTGAAGCCCGGCTGGTACCGCACCTCGCTGGCCGACACGACGTTCCCGGTGCCCTGCAGCAGCGTGCCGCTGACCGGCACGTACCCGGGCGGCAGCTGCGGACGCACGACCGAGTCACCCACCAGCGCGTACGACGCGCCGGGAACCGGGCGGCCCTGCGGGTCCACCACGTCCACGAGCAGCTGGTTGGCGATCTTCACGGTGTCCGGCAGCGTGAAGCCGCCCACGCGCGCCGTGATGGGCTTGTCGTCCAGGCGGAAGGCGTAGCGGATGGCGTTGCTGTACTGCTTCGTGGTGGACCGCACCCGGATGAACAGTTTCCATTCGCCCAGCAGGTCCGGCGTGATCCTGAAGGTGTCGGTGGCGGTGCGGCCGTTCTCGCTGGGCGTGAGGTTCACGCGCGTCCCGCCGGGCTGCACCGCCCACAGTTCGGCTTCCTTCGCGCCGTCCACGTCGTAGTTCAGCAGGGCCAGCGTCCGGCCGTTCCAGTCGCCGGTGACGTTCAGGGTGGCGGCCAGCAGGTCGGTGGCGTCGGTGCTGCGGGCGTTCACGCTGAAATCGCTGGTTTCCAGCGCGAAGGGCGCCGCGACCCGCAGCGCGAACGAGTTCTTGCCGTCACCCCGGCTGCTCACCTTGAGGGTGTACGTGCCGGCCCCCAGACCACCGGCGAACAGGCTCTCCCAGGTGTGCTCGCGGTTCAGGCCGTAGCGTCGCTCGACGACCGTGCCGTTCGGGCCGGTGAGCGTGAACGTCGTCTCGAAGGGTTCGTTCTTCTTGTACAGTTCGTCCCCGAAGTACCCGTCGCCCCGGCGGCCGTCCACGTAATCCGCGAGGTTGAAGCCCGGCGAGTACACCTCCAGTCCCAGGGGTTTCCCGGCGTCGGCGGCCGGCACGCGGATCACGTACGATTCCTGCGCCTGCGGCCACTTCTCACCGACCGACACCAGCGGCAGGAACCCGCCGGTCTGGGCGGCGGCCGGCGCGGCCCCCAGGGTGAGCAGCCCCAGGGTCAGCAGGGCGGAACGGAGACGGGCAGAGCGGACGGGCGTGAACGTGGGCATGACTGCGAAAAATCATACACGCGCCCGCTCCCGAACCGCCCTGCCCAGCCCACCCGGCCGGGCCGCGCCCCCCGCTGGGGGTAGCATGCGGCTCAGATGTCCGTCCTCGCCCCCCGCGCCCGCGCCCTGATCGACCCCGACGCCCTGCGCGGCAACCTGAGCGCCCTGGCGGCCCGCAGCGGCACGCCCCTGATCCTGCCGGTCAAGGCGAACGCCTACGGGCACGGCCTGCGCCTGATCGCCACCCTGGCCGCCGCGCACCCGGACGTGTGGGGACTGGCGGTCGCCACGCCCCGCGAGGCGCAGGCCGCCGCTGCCCTGAACACCGGCCGGCCCGTGCTGCTGCTCACGCCGCCCACGCCTGCCGAGGTGCCGGTCCTGGCGGACCTGGGCGTGCGCCTGCCCGTCGCGTCGCTGGCCGAGGCGGCCGCGCTGCCCGACCACGCCCGCGCGCACCTGAAGGTCGACACCGGCATGAACCGCCTGGGCGCCCGCCCGGACGAGGCTGTCGCCGTGGGCCGCGAACTGGCCCGCCGGGGCCTGCTGGAAGGCGCGTACACCCACTTCGCCAGCGCCGACGAACCCGACCTGACGTTCGCCCACGAGCAGCTGCGCCGCTTCCGGGCCGTGCTGGACGCGCTGCCCCCCACCCCGCAGCCGCTGCTGGCGCACGCCGCGAACGGCGGCGCGGTCCTCAGCCTGGGCCGCCTGCCGGGCATGGCGCTCGCCCGGCCCGGACTGGCCGCCTACGGCTTCGCACCGGCGCACCTGCGCGCCCACGCGCCGCTGACCCCGGTCATGACCGTGCAGGCCAGCGTCACGCACCTGCACACCGTCCCGGCCGGCGAGACCGTCAGTTACGGCGGCCTGTGGCGGGCCACGCGTGACACGCCGGTCGCCACGGTCGGCATCGGGTACGCCGACGGCTACCCCCGGAACGCCACGGGCCGCGCCGAGGTCCTCGTCGCCGGGCAGCGCCGCCCGGTCCTGGGCCGCATCTGCATGGATCAACTCATGATCGACGTGACCGGCCTGAACGTGCAGCCCGGCGACCCGGTCACCCTCTGGACGCAGCGGGAGCTGACCGTCACCGACGTGGCCGCCTGGGCAGGCACCGTGGAGTACGAGGTCCTGACCGGCGTGGGTGACCGCGTGGAACGCACGGTCGCGCCGTCCCCCTGAACGAGGCGGGTGGGCCGCAGGAGCACTCTCCCACGGCCCACCCCTCACCCGCCGCCTAGAAGAAGCGGCTGACGTCCCGCACGACCACGAACAGCATCAGCATCATCACGAACGCGAAGCCCGCGAGGTTGATGGCCTGCTCCTGACTGAAGGTCAGCGGACGGCCGCGCACGGCCCCGACGAGCACCAGCAGGATGCGCCCGCCGTCCAGGCCCGGAATGGGCAGCAGGTTGAAGAACGCCAGCGACAGGTTCAGCAGGATGGCGACCTGCACGAGCGCCCAGGGGCTGACCGTGGCGGCCCGCGACACGATCTCGGCCGTGCCGATGGGGCCGCTGACATTCTCGTCCCGCGACAGGTTCAGGGTCAGGAACCGCGCGAACAGCTCCCCGAAACTCCGCAGGACCTGCGGCACCGCCTCGCCCGTCACCTGCCACGCCCGGACGAACGCGGCGGGCGCGCTGGTGGCCTGCACGTCCGGCCCGTAGCGGATGCCCAGCAGTTGCCGCTCGCCGTTCACGGTGGGCGTCCAGTCGAAACGCACGTCACGGGTCTGCCCGCCGCTCACGACCGTGAAGGTGTGCGGCCCGGCCCTGGTCAGCACGTCCCGCACGCCCTCCCAGCCGGCCACCTCGCGCCCGCCGACGCGGGTGGTGTCCGGGATGTCCTGCCCGTCGATGGCGGTGATCACGTCCCCGGTCCGCAGGCCCAGGCGCTGCGCGGTGGACCCGGCCACGACCTCCTCGATGCGGGCGCGGTCCGGGGCGGGCACGCCCTGCGCGGTGAACGTGACGGTCATCAGCGCGATGGCCAGCAGCAGGTTCGTGAGCGGCCCGGCCAGCAGGACCGCGACCTTCCCCCGGGCGGGCAGGCCCGCGAAGCCGCGCGTGGGTTGCCGGTAGCCGCCCTGACCGTCCTCCTCGGGGGCCATGCCGTCGATCTCCACGTACCCGCCGATCGGCAGCAGGCTCAGGCGCCACTCGGTGCCGCGCCACTGCCGCCGCAGCAGCACCGGCCCCATGCCCACGCTGAACGAATGCACCGCCACGCCCTGCCGGCGGGCGAGTGCGTAGTGCGCCAGTTCATGCAGGAACGTCGCCACGCCGATGATCAGCACCGTCCACAGCAGGCCCAGCGGCGTCAGGGCCGCCGCGATGCCCTGCAACACGTTCACGCCCGCTCCCCGCCGCCCGCGCCGGCACCCACGGCGCGGCCCAGGCCGCCGGCGCACAGTTCACGCGCCCGCCCCCGCGCCCAGGCGTCCGCCTCGCCCAGCGAGTCCCAGGTCAGGTCGCCGCCCGGCGTCTCGTCCAGCAGCCGCTCGATCAGGCGCGGAATGTCCATGAACCCGATCTGCCCGGCCAGGAAGGCGTCCACGGCAACCTCGTCGGCGGCGTTCAGCACGACCGGCGCCAGCCCCCCGGCGTTCCCGGCGCGGTACGCCAGTTCCAGGCACGGAAAGCGCCGCAGGTCCGGCGCGCGGAACTCCCAGTCGCCCAGCAGCGGCCACGACCCGTGCGACGCGACCTCCGGCCCGCGCCGCGCGCCCCGCACGTCCCCCGGACGCTGCATCCCGGTCGGCGCGGCGTCGATGGCGTACGCGATGGGCAGCCGCATGTCCGTCGGCCCGAACTGCGCCTTCAGGCTCCCGTCCCGGAAGCGCACGGCCGCGTGCACGATGCTCTGCGGGTGCACCACGACGCCCACCTGCGACAGCGGCAGCCCGTACAGGCTGGCGCACTCCATGACCTCCAGGCCCTTGTTCAGCAGCGTGGCGCTGTCCAGCGTCACCTTCGGCCCCATGCTCCAGGACGGGTGGCGCAGCGCCTGCTCGGGCGTCACGCCGCTCAGGTCGTCCGGTCCCAGCCGGAACGGCCCGCCGGACGCCGTCAGGATCAGCTCGGCCACGTCCGCCATGTCCTCGCCGGTCAGGCACTGGAACATGCCCGTGTGCTCGCTGTCCACCGGCACGACCCGCCCGCCGCCCACCGCCGCCGCCTGCCACATCAGGTGCGCGGCCGTGACCATCGCCTCCTTGGTGGCCAGCGCCACCGCCTGCCCGGCCTCCAGCGCCGCGCGGGTCGGGGCCAGCCCGATCAGGCCGCTCATGGCGTTCACGACCACGTCTGCACGCTGCGAGGCCACCTCGGACGGGTCCGCGATCACCTGCGTCAGTCCCGACAGGCGCGAGCGGGCCTCGCCCAGCACGCCCTCCTGCACACTGACCAGACCGGGCCGGAACTCCCGGACCTGCGCTTCCAGCAGGTCCAGGTTCCGCCCGGCGGCCAGCGCCGTGACCTGCCAGCCACGCTCCCGCGCCACGTCCAGCGCCTGCGTGCCGATACTGCCGGTACTGCCCAGCACGGCGATGGCCTGCACCGCACTGGCCTGCACCTGCCCGGCCTGCGCCGCGCCGCTCTCTGCCTGCTCTCGCTTCATCACCCTGCATGCTAGAGCATCCGCCGCAGAAGTCTGTACGCGCCCAGCCCAGGCCGGCCGCGCATGGCGTCGGCAACCCGGCGCTGTCCCGGGGAACGAATCATACGGACTGCCGTTTGTTTCGTTCACAGATCGGACCACCACCGATCCATCAACTCCACGTCCGGAACCCGTTACTCTCCTGCTCTGCGGCGCAGCTCTCCGAGTCGCATCCGCTCGGATTGAATGGTCTTTGCAGCCCATTCAATCGGAGTCCGTATCAGACGGCAGTCCGCTCGGATGGAATGGTGGTGGCAACCCATTCGATCGGAGTCCGTGTCACTGCGAGAACAGGCTGATGTGCAGGAACAGGTACGTGGCCGGCACCGCGAACAGCAGGCTGTCGATGCGGTCCAGGAACCCCCCGTGACCGGGCAGGCTGTTACCGCTGTCCTTGGTGTTCAGTGACCGCTTGATCAGGCTCTCGGCCAGGTCGCCCAGCTGACTGGCACTTGCCACCAGAACCGAGTACAGCAGCGCCTCCAGCGGGGACCAGATGCCGGTCAGGGTGGTCAGGGCCAGCACGATCACGAAACTGGCCAGCAGCCCCCCGATGGCCCCCTCGACGGTCTTGCCGGGACTGACTTCCGGGGCCAGCTTGCGCCGCCCGAAGAAATGCCCGGTGAAGTACGCCCCGATATCCGCCGCGAAGGTCGCCAGCAGCGGCAACGCGAAGTACAGCAGGCCGCGGTCCGCATCCGGGCTGTAACGCAGCATCAGGAAATACCCCAGCAGCCACGGAATGTACAGCAGCCCGAACACCGAGTACACGATCCGCTCCAGTGGCCGCTCGCCGGGCCGGATCACCTCGATCACCAGCAGGTACGCCACGG
Above is a genomic segment from Deinococcus depolymerans containing:
- a CDS encoding ABC transporter permease yields the protein MTSPGLRWTDIWKLAWRGLTRRRVRTLLTTLGITVAVASMVIFLSLGEGIRKVFVSQLGGIGPDVQVSLTPLSQGLALQPNLPQQTADDIQALAPELGIQTVTPVIMAVRGGLEVTQSVVLYGLPAAQGIAAVFPTTTAAQGRALTPADEGAGVAVAGAKAAQNLRLEVGSTLNLNRRNQVKVIGVLAPESGLVDNFIFIPLTTLQRSEGAAGRVSLVAVKLDNPRDARRVADVLSEKLNLEAGTQSDFLSFIDRALIISDAVRFGISLIALIVGGLAVANTVMMGVFERTREFGTLRAIGARPSFVRSLVLTESLLLSLVGGVGGVLLGLAGIAGVNLYTQQLAGIDAAALTPRLVLLALAISLLLGLLSGLLPARNAGRMSIVGALGRI
- a CDS encoding ABC transporter ATP-binding protein, translated to MTTVQPDRSIRAASGLPGLRTETLSRTYPSGDGQVLALAPFTHAFPPGLTAVVGPSGSGKSTLLNLLAGFDEPTTGQVIVGDTPLTHLSEADRADFRLRHYGFVFQNHNLVSILSAQENVEFPLTLAGVPPRRRQDRARELLALVGLEGRAGHLPSQLSGGEAQRVAVARALAHDPAILLADEPTGNLDSRTGERVLGLLQGAAATGRTVILITHDRDIAAQADHHLSVKDGEVSLED
- the alr gene encoding alanine racemase, with amino-acid sequence MSVLAPRARALIDPDALRGNLSALAARSGTPLILPVKANAYGHGLRLIATLAAAHPDVWGLAVATPREAQAAAALNTGRPVLLLTPPTPAEVPVLADLGVRLPVASLAEAAALPDHARAHLKVDTGMNRLGARPDEAVAVGRELARRGLLEGAYTHFASADEPDLTFAHEQLRRFRAVLDALPPTPQPLLAHAANGGAVLSLGRLPGMALARPGLAAYGFAPAHLRAHAPLTPVMTVQASVTHLHTVPAGETVSYGGLWRATRDTPVATVGIGYADGYPRNATGRAEVLVAGQRRPVLGRICMDQLMIDVTGLNVQPGDPVTLWTQRELTVTDVAAWAGTVEYEVLTGVGDRVERTVAPSP
- a CDS encoding M50 family metallopeptidase, which codes for MNVLQGIAAALTPLGLLWTVLIIGVATFLHELAHYALARRQGVAVHSFSVGMGPVLLRRQWRGTEWRLSLLPIGGYVEIDGMAPEEDGQGGYRQPTRGFAGLPARGKVAVLLAGPLTNLLLAIALMTVTFTAQGVPAPDRARIEEVVAGSTAQRLGLRTGDVITAIDGQDIPDTTRVGGREVAGWEGVRDVLTRAGPHTFTVVSGGQTRDVRFDWTPTVNGERQLLGIRYGPDVQATSAPAAFVRAWQVTGEAVPQVLRSFGELFARFLTLNLSRDENVSGPIGTAEIVSRAATVSPWALVQVAILLNLSLAFFNLLPIPGLDGGRILLVLVGAVRGRPLTFSQEQAINLAGFAFVMMLMLFVVVRDVSRFF
- the dxr gene encoding 1-deoxy-D-xylulose-5-phosphate reductoisomerase — protein: MKREQAESGAAQAGQVQASAVQAIAVLGSTGSIGTQALDVARERGWQVTALAAGRNLDLLEAQVREFRPGLVSVQEGVLGEARSRLSGLTQVIADPSEVASQRADVVVNAMSGLIGLAPTRAALEAGQAVALATKEAMVTAAHLMWQAAAVGGGRVVPVDSEHTGMFQCLTGEDMADVAELILTASGGPFRLGPDDLSGVTPEQALRHPSWSMGPKVTLDSATLLNKGLEVMECASLYGLPLSQVGVVVHPQSIVHAAVRFRDGSLKAQFGPTDMRLPIAYAIDAAPTGMQRPGDVRGARRGPEVASHGSWPLLGDWEFRAPDLRRFPCLELAYRAGNAGGLAPVVLNAADEVAVDAFLAGQIGFMDIPRLIERLLDETPGGDLTWDSLGEADAWARGRARELCAGGLGRAVGAGAGGGERA
- a CDS encoding phosphatidate cytidylyltransferase; the protein is MESLSSRVLTSVVGFAIISAVVWTGWWAMLPALLFVSVMGLYEYIRMLDRNDIDVRRVSLGVFAVALILASLPMWPQAPWPGGSWREAVMTVAVAYLLVIEVIRPGERPLERIVYSVFGLLYIPWLLGYFLMLRYSPDADRGLLYFALPLLATFAADIGAYFTGHFFGRRKLAPEVSPGKTVEGAIGGLLASFVIVLALTTLTGIWSPLEALLYSVLVASASQLGDLAESLIKRSLNTKDSGNSLPGHGGFLDRIDSLLFAVPATYLFLHISLFSQ